CGATCGAGGCTTGTGGCGTTGTTGTCGCGGTTTGTCTCGTTGACCTCGCCGCGGCTATCGACGAACACGAACAGCTTTGAGAATTCGCTGTGCGAGTCGGTGCCCATCTCGAAGGCCTTGGCCGGCAACCGTAGGTCGACGTAGGTCACGTCACCTGTCCCTATTGTGGTGATACGGCTCTCGGTCATCGGCAGATTGGCGGTCAGGTTCGAATCGTCGGCTGCTATCACCGCAACATTGAACTCGTGATCCACCGCTACCGAGCCCGCGTTGCGGAATGCGACGCGATAGCGCGGGCCGATCAGTTGCGAGGCGTCGCCGTTGTCCAGCATTCGCACGTCGACCAATTGCAGGTCAACGCCTGGTACGATCACGGCGGGTGTAGCGCTATTCGTGGCAATGGCCGGCGGTGCGGCGACGGTTGCCGCAGGCGAGCTATCGACCACGGACGTAGTGCCGGCAGCGGGGTAGTTCGATCCGTTGTAGCAACCGGCGTATCCACCATTGCCGCCGAATCCGCCGTAACCACCGAAGCCATACAGGTACGGGAACAAGCCAAAGTAACCAAACGGACTCCAGCAGTGTCCAGGGTAGGGCGAGCAGCCCCCCTTCGGATTATTGATCACTGGTCCGTGGCCGCTATTGCCGCCCGATGAAATCTGCACTGGGCTTTTCGGCAGTTGGCCAACTTTGTTGGCGCCGGCCTTATCGATGATCGCGCCTGAGGCTGGACTTCCGATCTTAGTCGTGGCCGAAACCTTCGCGATGGAATTCTGACCATTCAAGTTGCTGAGGATCTTGGCCGGTTGACTCGAGGTACCCGACGAAGTGGGGGTGTTGACTTTGAGAGTGTTCAGCTTCGAGTTGCTGAGCGAATTGGTGTTCAGTTTGGTGGTTCGCAGCTGAGCCGAGTTGTAGTTTTTCGAACTCAAGCTGTTGCCGCTCTTGAAGCTACGGGCCGACATGCCGCTGCTGCCCGCTCGTCCCATGCCGCCACCATTGCCTCCGCCACTGCCGCCACCGCCACCACCACCATGTGCCATCGCTGTGTTGGCAGCCGACAGAGTCAAGCCAGCGATGGCCGCGATCGTTACGAACCACTTCGAGTTTTTCAGCTGCGTGTACATCGTTTCCTCCGAAGATCGCCTTAGTTCGAGCGGCCGTGTAACCGTCTAAGATGGCTAAGCGCAGGCCGAGCCGGAGTGTTACAGAGGAAAACAGGCAGGCCGGCAAATGGGCGTCAGAGGTCCGTTTGTACGGATATTTGCCGGCCAACGGCCGGATGGCCCTCAGGCAGCGCCGGCCGGAATGGGCAGACCGGAATGCGCTCGCTCCGGGCACGTCCAGCGCCCGACAAGCATTGAGTCAGCTACCGTTCGAGCGCTCGTAGAGAGGTGTCGACCGCGGCCGCTGGCAGCACCTTGGGAACCGGCGCCGGAAACTCATTCGAACGGGTCGTGGCAGGATCCTCGTCGACGGCGGCCTGGCCGAAATCATAGATGCGATAGGTCTTCGTATGCCGCAAGCCCGACTTGCGCATCCCGCCGATCGCCAGCGTATTGGATTCCGAGATCCAGGAAAATTCTCCTTCCTGAAATCCTAAGTCGAGCGCCCGTGGCAGTAACGCCCGCAAGAGTACCAGCCCCAATCCCCACCGCTGGTATTCCGGCAGCACGGTCAACGACAGGACACAGAAACGATTCAGACCCCGTCTAGATAGTAGGCGGAGGAAGCCGAAGGGGAACAGCCGACCATTGATTTGTTTGATACGCGGATTGTAGTCTGGTACCCCGATCGCGATGCCCGCGGCTTTGCCTTCGACCTCGGCCACCAACGCAAAGCGCGGGTCCATCAAGAACCGTAGCGACCCTACCAGGTCTTGCAACTCTGGCCGCGTGAGTGGCACGAAGCCCCACATGCCATCCAGAGAACGATTGAACAGATCGAGAAACAAGTCGATATCCCCGCCATGGGACGAGGTATTCATGGGCCGGATGACAGGATTCCAGCGCGCTTCGACCTGGTCGATCAGCGGGTTCAGGCGCTCTTGAAACTTGGGCAACTCGTCCTTGTAACCGACGAACGCCAGCAAGTCGTGCGCTTTTTGAAAGCCATAATCTGCCAACAAGTCGCAATAATACGCCGGATTATACGGCAGCGAAAATGTTGGCGAACTATCGAATCCGTTGATGAGCATGCCGCTGACGTAGTTCATGGATGGATTCACCGGACCGCGCAAGCCGAACGCGCCCTGCGATTCGAGCCAATCGCGAGCCGCATCGAACAGCCCACGCGACACCGCCGCGTCGTTGATCGATTCGAAGAAACCGAAGAAGCCGCGCCGCTCTCGATAGGTCGCGTTGTGCGCGTGATTGACGATCGCCGCAATTCGTCCGACAACGTCACGCCCCCGTCTGGCGAGAAAGGTCTGTACCTCGGCCGTGGCAAGAAATGGGTGAAGACGATATCCCAGCAAGCCGGGTTGGGCAGACCGAATCGGCGGAATCCACAATGGATCGTCGCGGTAAAGCGACCAGGGGAATTGCAGGAATCGGCGTCGATCGAACCACGACGCGACTGGATGTACGCGAACGTTGGCCATGCCGTCGACTGTGGGGTGTGACGAGGAGAGGCAATATTGATGCTACGTGAAGTATTGCCCCCGCGACACCAAAAATAAGGCATTTGGCAATATTGCAAGTTTGGGCGGCATCGGCCGGGTCGCCGCCCAGGCAAGAGAGCAATGTCGGCTGAGCGGTGGGCTCTCAACTAGGCCGGGCGTTGACCATCAGTTGCGCTAGCAACAGGGTCTCTGACGATCGCTCCGGTTGTGATACCACTGAAAGATCAATCGCTGGCACGTCGCGGCAGATTCATGCGCGACTGTGCCATTTTCCCGCCAAAGGCTGCCATAGAGATAAAGACAATTCGGGCGCGAGAATCCGCGGCCAGACGTGGACCCCGTCTTCGGTCAAGGGGCCGATAACCGGCACTGCCCGGCAGGGTAGTTTCGGGTATAATTCTGCCAGTGCGACAAGCTTGCGCCTCGTACCAGAGGCGCGGCGAGCGACAACCGGGGGCGAACAGGGTTCGACCGGACAGCTTGAAGCGCACGCGGCGTGCCGTGGTTGGTCAGTTGGCCACGTAAATAGCTGACCACTATCTTCAATTGCCGAAGATACCTTTGCTTTGGCTGCCTAGAGATAGGCTGCCCCGACTGCGGGCTTTTGTCGGAGAGGCCCAAAAGTTGGTCACCAATTCCGAACCGCCTTGGATCAACGTTGGGAACGTCCGAGGTTAAAAAAGTGCTCGACTAGCCTGCGCGACACCCAGCCGGTTGGGGGCGCAAGGGCGAAGGCTTAAATGAACCGGCTACGCACGTAGAAGCTGGCGTGGAAATGTTACGGGACGCGGGTTCGATTCCCGCCGCCTCCATTCTGTAAGCCATTGAAGGACAACGAGTTGCCGGAATCGACTTCCGGCGTGGCAGCATCTGGGCAGCGCCGTCATGACTCTGCCAGTCCTTCAATGGCATCGGATGTCGCCGCTCCGGCGATTCTGTGCCATCCCCAAAGTGTCTCGTTACCGCCCGACCTTGCGCGAGTTGCGGACTCTTGGCCGGCCCTTCCGCCTCATATTCGCGAGGCGATTCTCACGCTTTGTGATGCCGGTTTGCGGTCTAGCGTAGCCATTTCACCGGTAGCGAGTTGTCCTCATGCGGCGCCGGCTTCTCCGACGCGCAGCGATCTTGAAGAGGTCGCACATCGCACTGCCAAAGAGTGCCGGCATATTGTGCAGGCGTGTATACGCGAGGAGGAATGGCAGGACGCCGATCAAGAGTTCTTCGAGGTGATCGCAGATGGAATCGCCGAGCTGACGAGTTCAATCGAAGTCGAAGGTTGGGATGCGGACTAAACAAGCATCGGGACGACAGGACGGTTATTGAACTTTTTCTGGGGGCACTCGCCTGTCCGGCTCGTTTTCGCGTTAGAGTCGATCCCAGACTCGTTCCAACAGTTGTCGTTCAACGGACAACCAATCGTCGAGGTCATGGCCATGCGTTCCGCCTTCACGGTCCCATCTGAAATAAGCATCAAGGCGAATCTCGTCTTTGGTCGGCATGGATGCAAGAAGCCGTGCCGTTGAGATTTGCTTCTTCGTTGAGCCAAAAAGCCACCTGCACATCTCGGCCATGTCGCCTGACGTTTCGTCGCTGGCAAGGGCGTCAGCGTAGTGCAGTAGTGCCAAATACTCCAGGTCCAGTTTCGTGTTGGAGAACTTCCTGCCCGCTTCTTCGGTGAGGCCGTACTTCTGAAGGAAAATCCCGATCAGGGCCAGCTTGACTCGTGCATTGTGGAATGCAAACCATTCCGAATCGATTCGGTTCGCCGCGTCCGGGATGTGATTTTCTGGCGAATCGGTATTACCATAGCAGGCCCGAATCGCCCAAATGAGGTGTTTGCCGTCCAGATTGTCTCGAACTCTGGCGGCAAGATCATCCTTCGACAGCTTCGAAAGACCGACGCTTCGACCGGCATCGGCGATCATGTCGCCAAATGCACGCGCCATCGGTGTAACCTTCTCCAACGTGTCGATCTCTCGCTGTTGACGGGAGTCTTCAACGAGCTCCTTCAGATTGCCGGGCACGTATGCCTGACCTGATCGAAACCAAGCTCGAAGCCTTTGGGTTGCCTCCCAATCTTCCGGCCCGTTTACGGGGGCATTGTTAGCGACCTCTCGCCGAAGCAGCTCAGAGGAGTGGAACCACAAATGCAGGCGATCTGCAAAGGGGAACAACTTCCTCTGGATTGATGGCCAGAGATTGGCGAGGCGACTGTCAGAGCAAAGTTCGTAAATCAAAGTGTCGATCAGGACGAACTCGCAGCCGCATCGAGCCAACGCACAGAGACGGGGCGTGGTGCGGTCTTCGCTCTGCAAGAAGTTCTTGTCGAAGATCACGAGTCTCGACCGAACCGCCGCCGAGAACTCCTGGACGGCGGGATCGCTAATGTCAAGCTCTACGAGCTTCGCGGCGATCGTGCTAACATATTCGGCACACCTGCCGCTCGTTCCAATCGCCGACCGGGCCATCCGAGCCAGTTGAGCCGGTGACTTGTCACGGATTAGATTCGGGCCAACATAGCGCGGAATGATGGCTTGAGCATGCGTTCCACACTCAATGATAATCTCCTGCTCTTCAAGCTGAAAATTGCGGCCTTCCCGATCCCGGAGCACGGCCATAACGACCTGGCGCTTCTCCTCCGGGAACTCGAATGCGAATCCGACACAGGTGCCCTCCGGGTCCGCAGTGATGTTCAGCGTCGGACCGGGTACCCGTTTTGTGCCCCAGTTGCGAACGGAGGCCTTATTGAAGATGCGACGAAACCCTTGCAGGGTGGCTTTGAGCGTGCGGAGGCACTCGCACTGAGAATGCCAACCGTCCCACATCAGCGAGCCGTACCCGAAAACCCACATCGACCCCTCCG
This genomic interval from Pirellulales bacterium contains the following:
- a CDS encoding gamma-glutamylcyclotransferase, translated to MWVFGYGSLMWDGWHSQCECLRTLKATLQGFRRIFNKASVRNWGTKRVPGPTLNITADPEGTCVGFAFEFPEEKRQVVMAVLRDREGRNFQLEEQEIIIECGTHAQAIIPRYVGPNLIRDKSPAQLARMARSAIGTSGRCAEYVSTIAAKLVELDISDPAVQEFSAAVRSRLVIFDKNFLQSEDRTTPRLCALARCGCEFVLIDTLIYELCSDSRLANLWPSIQRKLFPFADRLHLWFHSSELLRREVANNAPVNGPEDWEATQRLRAWFRSGQAYVPGNLKELVEDSRQQREIDTLEKVTPMARAFGDMIADAGRSVGLSKLSKDDLAARVRDNLDGKHLIWAIRACYGNTDSPENHIPDAANRIDSEWFAFHNARVKLALIGIFLQKYGLTEEAGRKFSNTKLDLEYLALLHYADALASDETSGDMAEMCRWLFGSTKKQISTARLLASMPTKDEIRLDAYFRWDREGGTHGHDLDDWLSVERQLLERVWDRL
- a CDS encoding GNAT family N-acetyltransferase, whose product is MANVRVHPVASWFDRRRFLQFPWSLYRDDPLWIPPIRSAQPGLLGYRLHPFLATAEVQTFLARRGRDVVGRIAAIVNHAHNATYRERRGFFGFFESINDAAVSRGLFDAARDWLESQGAFGLRGPVNPSMNYVSGMLINGFDSSPTFSLPYNPAYYCDLLADYGFQKAHDLLAFVGYKDELPKFQERLNPLIDQVEARWNPVIRPMNTSSHGGDIDLFLDLFNRSLDGMWGFVPLTRPELQDLVGSLRFLMDPRFALVAEVEGKAAGIAIGVPDYNPRIKQINGRLFPFGFLRLLSRRGLNRFCVLSLTVLPEYQRWGLGLVLLRALLPRALDLGFQEGEFSWISESNTLAIGGMRKSGLRHTKTYRIYDFGQAAVDEDPATTRSNEFPAPVPKVLPAAAVDTSLRALER